In Nonomuraea sp. NBC_00507, the following are encoded in one genomic region:
- a CDS encoding response regulator transcription factor — MSNLLLLTNALEPSAEVLPALGLLLHSVRVAPAEASALIDAPPADAVLVDARKELVQAKSLCRLIRTTGIDCPLLVIVTEGGLAGLTAEWGADDVLLDSAGPAEVEARLRMATGRISQAAAEDVPDEIRSGDLAIDEATYTARLRGRVLDLTFKEFELLKYLAQHPGRVFTRAQLLQEVWGYDYFGGTRTVDVHVRRLRAKLGTEYESLIGTVRNVGYRFVPDRSDTANV, encoded by the coding sequence ATGAGCAACCTGCTCCTGCTGACCAACGCCCTCGAGCCATCAGCCGAGGTGCTGCCGGCGCTCGGGTTGCTGCTCCACTCGGTCCGCGTCGCTCCAGCGGAAGCATCCGCACTGATCGACGCACCCCCCGCCGACGCCGTCCTCGTTGACGCGCGCAAGGAGCTCGTGCAGGCCAAGAGCCTGTGCCGGTTGATCCGCACGACCGGTATCGACTGCCCGCTGCTGGTGATCGTGACCGAGGGCGGGCTGGCCGGGTTGACCGCCGAGTGGGGCGCCGACGACGTGCTGCTCGACAGCGCGGGGCCGGCCGAGGTCGAGGCGCGGCTGCGGATGGCGACCGGCCGCATCTCGCAGGCCGCCGCGGAGGACGTGCCCGACGAGATCCGCAGCGGCGACCTGGCGATCGACGAGGCCACCTACACGGCCAGGCTGCGCGGACGGGTGCTCGACCTGACGTTCAAGGAGTTCGAGCTGCTGAAATACCTCGCCCAGCACCCGGGCAGGGTCTTCACTCGCGCCCAGCTGCTGCAGGAGGTCTGGGGCTACGACTACTTCGGCGGCACCAGGACGGTCGACGTGCACGTGCGGCGCCTGCGCGCCAAGCTCGGCACCGAATACGAGTCCCTGATCGGAACGGTCCGCAACGTCGGCTACCGCTTCGTCCCCGACCGCTCCGACACCGCCAACGTCTGA
- a CDS encoding anti-sigma factor family protein: MTCEEVRLALGAHALGALEPDEALEIDTHLATCEACGAELLELDGVASFLGKVSERDVELVASPPRQVLDRLLNDRAKRSRRGRLLLVAAASVALLGLGGTVWTVIQETAPQQQTSAAEAPSVTPSPMEKADSFMASEGDQAPDARREASPGPTASKAPATPSRAVAGREFTGENEAKAYSAIVMAWPLSGGGTELGIQVVGVPVDTTCRVRVVGKDGREDFTDSWTISREAYADNAPFKSTTTLAMKNIARFDVVDQAGTLLVRVKVAGK; the protein is encoded by the coding sequence ATGACGTGTGAGGAGGTACGCCTGGCCCTGGGCGCGCACGCTCTGGGCGCGCTCGAGCCTGACGAGGCGCTGGAGATCGACACCCACCTGGCGACCTGTGAGGCGTGCGGCGCCGAGCTGCTGGAGCTGGACGGCGTGGCCTCGTTCCTGGGAAAAGTGTCAGAACGCGACGTCGAGCTGGTGGCCAGCCCCCCGCGCCAGGTGCTCGACCGGCTGCTCAACGACCGTGCCAAGCGGAGTAGGCGCGGCCGCCTGCTGCTGGTGGCCGCGGCCTCCGTTGCGCTGCTCGGGCTCGGCGGCACGGTCTGGACGGTCATTCAGGAGACTGCCCCCCAGCAGCAGACGTCGGCGGCCGAGGCCCCCTCGGTCACTCCATCGCCGATGGAGAAGGCTGACTCCTTCATGGCCTCGGAAGGCGACCAGGCGCCCGACGCCCGGCGGGAGGCCAGCCCCGGACCCACGGCCAGCAAGGCTCCCGCGACACCCAGCAGGGCGGTCGCCGGCCGTGAGTTCACCGGCGAGAACGAGGCCAAGGCGTACTCCGCCATCGTGATGGCCTGGCCGCTCAGCGGCGGCGGCACGGAGCTCGGCATCCAGGTCGTCGGTGTGCCGGTCGACACCACCTGCCGCGTGCGCGTCGTGGGCAAGGACGGGCGCGAGGACTTCACGGACAGCTGGACCATCAGCCGCGAGGCCTACGCGGACAATGCCCCGTTCAAGAGCACGACCACGCTGGCCATGAAGAACATCGCCAGGTTCGACGTCGTCGACCAGGCGGGCACGTTGCTCGTCAGAGTCAAGGTCGCCGGGAAGTAA
- a CDS encoding sulfurtransferase yields MSRSAALVDADWVEANLDTPGVVLVEVDEDVSAYDKGHIRGAVKVDWRQDLQDPVRRDFVDKTGFEALLSDRGISNDDTVVLYGGNNNWFASYAYWYFKLYGHENVKLLDGGRKKWELDSRELVKDVPQRPKTQYAAQEQDPAIRAFRDDVVGAIGKLNLVDVRSPDEFTGKLLAPAHLPQEQAQRAGHVPTARNIPWSKAANDDGTFKSDDDLRTLYQEAGVDFGKDTIAYCRIGERSAHTWFVLHELLEQDNVKNYDGSWTEYGSLVGVPIELGEAR; encoded by the coding sequence ATGAGCCGCTCCGCCGCCCTGGTGGACGCTGACTGGGTCGAGGCCAACCTCGACACGCCCGGCGTCGTTCTCGTCGAGGTCGATGAGGACGTCAGCGCCTACGACAAGGGCCACATCCGTGGCGCCGTGAAGGTTGACTGGCGGCAGGACCTGCAGGACCCGGTCCGCCGCGATTTCGTGGACAAGACCGGTTTCGAGGCCCTGCTGTCGGACCGCGGCATCTCCAACGATGACACCGTCGTGCTTTACGGCGGCAACAACAACTGGTTCGCCTCTTATGCGTACTGGTACTTCAAGCTCTACGGCCACGAGAACGTGAAGCTGCTCGACGGCGGCCGCAAGAAGTGGGAGCTCGACTCCCGCGAGCTGGTCAAGGACGTGCCGCAGCGGCCCAAGACGCAGTATGCCGCCCAGGAGCAGGACCCGGCGATCCGCGCCTTCCGCGACGACGTGGTCGGCGCCATCGGCAAGCTCAACCTGGTCGACGTGCGCTCGCCCGACGAGTTCACCGGCAAGCTGCTCGCCCCCGCTCACCTGCCGCAGGAGCAGGCGCAGCGCGCGGGCCACGTGCCGACCGCCCGCAACATCCCGTGGTCCAAGGCGGCCAACGACGACGGGACGTTCAAGTCCGACGACGACCTGCGCACCCTCTACCAGGAGGCCGGGGTCGACTTCGGCAAGGACACCATCGCCTACTGCCGCATCGGCGAGCGCTCGGCGCACACGTGGTTCGTGCTGCACGAGCTGCTCGAGCAGGACAACGTCAAGAACTACGACGGTTCGTGGACCGAATACGGCTCGCTCGTGGGCGTGCCGATCGAGCTGGGGGAGGCCCGCTAA
- a CDS encoding RNA polymerase sigma factor yields MSSIDPVCKALLDDLDEGFAEMYAAYRTLVFSTALRLSGRWACAEDLTAEAFLRAYRALAGYDRDRLAALQPRPWLMTVLMNLWRNWARTKARTPPPDLRDEPVEAVDPGQDVEAAAVRRETGDELAELLRQLPEEQRAAVVLRHVVDLPVSEIATVLKIPQGTVKSHVSRGLRRLRAMGGAQ; encoded by the coding sequence GTGAGCTCGATAGATCCGGTGTGCAAGGCGCTCCTCGACGACCTCGACGAGGGGTTCGCCGAGATGTACGCCGCTTACCGCACCCTCGTCTTCTCGACCGCATTGCGGTTGAGCGGGCGGTGGGCCTGCGCCGAGGACCTGACGGCGGAGGCGTTCCTGCGGGCGTACCGGGCGCTGGCCGGTTACGACCGCGACCGCCTCGCCGCGCTGCAGCCGCGGCCGTGGCTGATGACGGTGCTGATGAACCTCTGGCGTAACTGGGCTCGGACCAAGGCCCGTACGCCGCCGCCCGACCTGCGCGACGAGCCGGTGGAGGCCGTCGATCCCGGCCAGGACGTCGAGGCGGCCGCGGTGCGGCGCGAGACCGGCGACGAGCTGGCCGAGTTGCTGCGTCAGTTGCCCGAGGAGCAGCGGGCCGCGGTAGTGCTCAGGCACGTCGTCGACCTGCCCGTCAGCGAGATCGCCACCGTGCTCAAGATCCCGCAGGGCACGGTCAAGTCGCACGTGTCGCGAGGGCTGCGGCGGCTGCGCGCCATGGGAGGTGCCCAATGA
- a CDS encoding helix-turn-helix domain-containing protein, whose protein sequence is MEPLPALDADPRVVGDRLRRLRQERGVSLSELAKRAGIGKATLSGVETGTLSPTLETLWAITAQLGVPIGAILEPPPEPQIMRGTAMEAELLEVFEDDRVTYELYRVRVPPGLTQTSPAHHEGVTEHVTVFSGTLSAGPIKEPLTAGPGDHISWRSDVPHGYRAHGPDIVRATLLMRYPAKP, encoded by the coding sequence ATGGAGCCGCTGCCCGCCTTAGACGCCGACCCTCGCGTGGTGGGAGACCGGCTGCGGCGGCTGCGGCAGGAGCGCGGGGTCTCGCTGTCCGAGCTCGCCAAGCGGGCCGGCATCGGCAAGGCCACCCTGTCCGGGGTCGAGACGGGCACGCTCAGCCCGACCCTGGAGACGCTCTGGGCGATCACGGCGCAGCTCGGCGTGCCGATCGGAGCCATTCTCGAACCGCCGCCCGAGCCGCAGATCATGCGGGGCACGGCGATGGAGGCCGAGCTGCTCGAGGTGTTCGAGGACGACCGGGTCACGTACGAGCTCTACCGCGTACGCGTCCCGCCCGGCCTCACGCAGACCTCACCCGCGCACCACGAGGGCGTGACCGAGCACGTGACGGTCTTCAGCGGCACGCTGAGCGCCGGCCCGATCAAGGAGCCGCTGACGGCCGGGCCCGGGGATCACATCTCGTGGCGCTCGGACGTGCCGCACGGCTACCGCGCGCACGGCCCCGACATCGTCCGCGCCACGCTCCTGATGCGTTACCCCGCCAAACCCTGA
- a CDS encoding methylated-DNA--[protein]-cysteine S-methyltransferase gives MTEDHMPAGPSTEDPLPAGPSTEDRLLAGLAALAVDAPDGLLGRIAARWMRVPGPLGELSVAFTDQGVAYVHAGPGFAEAYRARFASSARPLLPAGARARPPAGLLPALRTGRASGVRLDLRGVSDFQRDVLEAARTIPRGEVRPYAWIAARIGRPRAVRAVGTALATNPVPLLVPCHRVTRSDGAAGDYVFGAAAKERLLLAEGVDLERLRRLAGERVFYLASDTTGVVCFPTCHNARRITPAHRHGFRTLAQARAAGYRPCRTCRPAQGLAESQGLAG, from the coding sequence ATGACCGAGGACCACATGCCCGCAGGCCCGTCGACCGAGGACCCCTTGCCCGCAGGCCCGTCGACCGAGGACCGCTTGCTGGCCGGGCTGGCGGCGCTGGCCGTCGATGCGCCGGACGGGCTGCTCGGCAGGATCGCCGCCCGCTGGATGCGCGTGCCCGGTCCCCTGGGCGAGCTGAGCGTCGCGTTCACCGATCAGGGTGTCGCCTACGTGCACGCGGGCCCTGGCTTCGCGGAGGCATACAGAGCCCGGTTCGCGAGCTCCGCCCGGCCGCTGCTGCCTGCCGGAGCTCGCGCCAGGCCGCCCGCCGGCCTGCTGCCCGCGTTGCGTACCGGCCGTGCCTCCGGGGTGCGGCTGGATCTGCGCGGGGTGAGCGACTTCCAGCGCGACGTGCTGGAGGCGGCGCGCACGATCCCCCGGGGCGAGGTACGCCCCTATGCGTGGATCGCCGCACGAATCGGCCGGCCCAGGGCCGTGCGCGCGGTGGGCACGGCCCTGGCGACCAACCCGGTGCCGCTGCTGGTCCCGTGCCACAGGGTCACCAGGTCGGACGGCGCGGCAGGCGACTACGTCTTCGGTGCGGCGGCCAAGGAGCGGCTGCTGCTGGCCGAGGGCGTCGATCTGGAGCGGCTGCGGCGCCTGGCCGGGGAGCGGGTGTTCTACCTGGCCAGCGACACCACGGGCGTCGTCTGCTTCCCGACCTGCCACAACGCCAGGCGCATCACGCCCGCACACCGGCACGGCTTCCGCACCCTCGCCCAGGCCAGGGCCGCCGGCTACCGCCCCTGCCGCACCTGCCGTCCCGCCCAGGGGTTGGCGGAGTCTCAGGGTTTGGCGGGGTAA
- a CDS encoding MoaD/ThiS family protein, whose translation MATGKIRYWAAAKEAAGVAEEAYEAVTLGELMTKITQNRADLARVMRRCSFLVDGSPVGKRPHDEIILGDGATVEVLPPFAGG comes from the coding sequence ATGGCCACAGGAAAAATACGGTATTGGGCCGCAGCCAAGGAAGCGGCGGGTGTCGCGGAGGAAGCGTACGAAGCGGTCACGCTTGGCGAACTAATGACCAAAATCACACAAAATCGTGCAGATCTGGCACGCGTGATGCGGCGCTGCTCGTTCCTCGTGGACGGTTCCCCGGTCGGCAAACGCCCCCACGACGAGATCATCCTCGGTGACGGCGCGACCGTGGAAGTGCTCCCGCCGTTCGCCGGCGGGTGA
- a CDS encoding sigma-70 family RNA polymerase sigma factor: protein MNSAGTADEELVRTLFDEHAGPLYGYVLRLTGDSGRAEDVVQETLLRAWRHPDALSDRPIRAWLFTVARNLVVDQARAKKARPPETSDEALAVLPAEDDLERAVESWAVAEALAALRPEHRDVLLEVYYRGRSVKEASATLGIPPGTVKSRTYYALRALKLALEERGLAP, encoded by the coding sequence GTGAACTCAGCGGGCACCGCCGACGAGGAACTCGTGAGGACCCTCTTCGACGAGCACGCGGGGCCACTCTACGGATACGTGCTGCGACTGACCGGCGACTCGGGACGGGCGGAGGATGTCGTCCAGGAGACGCTGCTCCGGGCCTGGCGACACCCCGACGCGCTCTCCGACCGGCCGATCCGCGCGTGGCTGTTCACGGTGGCCCGCAACCTCGTCGTCGACCAGGCTCGCGCCAAGAAGGCCAGGCCGCCGGAGACCAGTGACGAGGCGCTGGCGGTTCTGCCCGCCGAGGACGATCTGGAGCGCGCGGTCGAGTCGTGGGCGGTGGCCGAGGCGCTGGCCGCGCTGCGGCCGGAGCACCGCGACGTGCTGTTGGAGGTCTACTACCGGGGGAGATCGGTGAAGGAGGCGTCGGCGACGCTGGGCATTCCGCCGGGGACGGTCAAGTCGCGCACCTACTACGCGCTACGCGCGCTCAAGCTCGCGCTCGAGGAGCGGGGGCTGGCGCCGTGA
- a CDS encoding thioredoxin family protein gives MTGLWVALVTLALGTVIGVVFLRRNGRVRDTGSAQDRLSAGDLGAGLGERATLVQFSTAFCQPCRATRRILADVSELVPGVSHIEIDAESRLDLVRRLDVMRTPTVLVLDAAGNIVKRASGQPRKADVLAALAAAVPAS, from the coding sequence GTGACGGGTTTGTGGGTTGCGCTGGTGACGCTGGCGCTCGGAACGGTGATCGGGGTGGTGTTCCTGCGCCGCAACGGACGCGTGCGTGACACGGGCTCCGCGCAGGATCGGTTGTCCGCGGGCGATCTCGGAGCCGGGTTGGGGGAGCGGGCGACGCTGGTGCAGTTCTCGACCGCGTTCTGCCAGCCGTGCCGGGCGACCAGGCGGATCCTCGCCGACGTCAGTGAGCTCGTGCCCGGGGTGAGTCACATCGAGATCGACGCCGAGTCGCGGCTGGACCTGGTGCGCCGGCTGGACGTCATGCGCACGCCGACCGTCCTGGTGCTCGACGCCGCAGGGAATATCGTGAAAAGGGCCTCCGGCCAGCCGCGCAAGGCCGACGTGCTGGCGGCGCTCGCGGCGGCCGTACCAGCCTCGTGA
- a CDS encoding DUF1416 domain-containing protein — MTAQGCGAPEQTIALPAGIDLSNQAVIQGVVTGAGTAYARLLDHSGEFTGEVVVSEDGVFRFFAAPGDWTVRIIAGGGVTRDIQVEAKLGEVAQLAVAV; from the coding sequence ATGACTGCACAGGGTTGCGGAGCGCCGGAGCAGACCATTGCGCTGCCGGCCGGGATCGATCTGTCCAACCAGGCCGTGATCCAGGGCGTGGTGACCGGCGCGGGCACCGCCTACGCGCGGCTGCTCGACCACTCGGGCGAGTTCACCGGCGAGGTCGTCGTGTCCGAGGACGGCGTCTTCCGCTTCTTCGCCGCTCCCGGCGACTGGACCGTCCGCATCATCGCGGGCGGCGGCGTCACCAGGGACATCCAGGTGGAGGCCAAGCTGGGTGAGGTCGCCCAGCTCGCCGTCGCCGTCTGA
- a CDS encoding LmeA family phospholipid-binding protein, giving the protein MRKLIVFLIVLVILLVAVDRVAAAGVERDLANRIAAAADLSGTPTVTIEGIPFLTQAVAGRYPEVRFNLGTFSYGGVPVKNLRGAAYDVTAPLADVLQNRATARAGRVTISGTLTRATIDKYAPRGVKIGGNGQRLTASGEVTVGVRKVQFNAEMRVEVANGGIRLQAEKIEGVPSQLAQFVSYTIPFKGELPFDVKVTGVKSVAEGLEFSAEASDVPIRG; this is encoded by the coding sequence ATGCGCAAGCTGATCGTTTTCCTGATCGTGCTGGTCATTCTCCTTGTCGCCGTGGACAGGGTCGCCGCGGCCGGAGTGGAACGCGACCTGGCCAACCGGATCGCCGCCGCCGCCGACCTGTCCGGAACGCCTACCGTGACCATTGAGGGCATCCCCTTTCTCACTCAGGCCGTCGCGGGGCGCTATCCGGAGGTACGGTTCAATCTCGGCACGTTCTCCTACGGCGGCGTGCCGGTCAAAAACCTGCGGGGCGCGGCCTACGACGTCACAGCACCCCTGGCCGACGTCCTCCAGAACAGAGCCACCGCCCGGGCCGGTCGCGTGACCATCAGCGGGACCCTCACCAGGGCCACGATCGACAAATACGCCCCCCGCGGCGTCAAGATCGGCGGCAACGGACAGAGACTCACGGCGTCGGGCGAGGTGACGGTAGGGGTGAGGAAAGTGCAGTTCAACGCGGAGATGCGGGTCGAGGTGGCCAACGGGGGCATCAGGCTCCAGGCCGAGAAGATCGAGGGCGTGCCCAGCCAGCTCGCGCAGTTCGTTTCCTACACGATCCCGTTCAAGGGGGAGCTGCCCTTCGACGTGAAGGTGACCGGGGTGAAGAGCGTGGCCGAAGGATTGGAGTTCTCGGCCGAAGCGTCTGACGTGCCGATTCGTGGATGA
- a CDS encoding DUF4395 domain-containing protein, with product MRADPRALRFGAAITTVVLVFVLVTQSAWLLAAQVAVFALGAAGRSPYTMLFKALVKSAPKETEDARPPRFAQGVGLVFAVAGLAGYVAGIMPLALVATAAALLAAFLNAAFGFCLGCEMYLLIRRLLPAANMEVPK from the coding sequence ATGCGTGCCGATCCTAGAGCGCTGCGCTTCGGCGCGGCCATCACAACCGTGGTCCTCGTCTTCGTCCTGGTGACCCAGAGTGCCTGGCTGCTCGCCGCTCAGGTGGCGGTCTTCGCGCTCGGAGCCGCGGGGCGCTCGCCGTACACGATGCTCTTCAAGGCGCTCGTCAAGAGTGCTCCGAAGGAGACCGAGGACGCCCGCCCGCCGCGGTTCGCGCAGGGGGTGGGGCTGGTCTTCGCGGTCGCGGGCCTGGCCGGATATGTCGCCGGGATCATGCCGCTGGCCCTCGTGGCCACGGCCGCGGCTCTCCTCGCCGCCTTCCTCAACGCAGCCTTCGGATTCTGCCTTGGCTGCGAGATGTACCTGCTCATTCGCCGACTACTGCCCGCTGCCAACATGGAGGTACCCAAATGA